The Neurospora crassa OR74A linkage group I, whole genome shotgun sequence genome segment GCATCTGTTTCGTCGCCAGTCTCTTTTTCGTCGGGGAACCCTCCGGGTATATCGACCATCTGAAAACTTTCATGGCTTCTCCGAAAGTCATCGCGGCCAGCTTTGACGTGCTGCTCAGATTCATCAACCTTTCGGTCATCTTGATAGTCTTCTTCACGACTAGGCCGAGTGCGAGGCTCGGAATCATCGACCTCCCTTCGACGTTCGTCATGTTCTTCATCGCGATCGTCTTGGCGGGTGTCACGATGATCGACTCTGCTGAGATCATGATCTCGATCTCTGTGACTGTCTCGTGGAAAAGGCTCAGGGTCATCGATTCTCCGTCGCTCGTGATCATCATCTCTGTGGCCATCCCGTGTATGATGCTCAAAATCATCCACTCTTCTACGGTCATAGTCATCGTCTCTGTAATCGGTTCGCTTGTGGGACTCAAACTCATTGTCTCTCCTGCCATTATAGTCCTCATCCCCGTGGCCAGTTCGTGGGCGAGATTCGTGTTCATCAGGCCTCCTGCGGTCATAGTCGTCATCGTTACGGCTCAGCCGGGTGTAGGTTTCAGGAACATCACTCCTCCGACGATCATAATCGTCCTCCTGGGGGGCGAGCCGGCGGGGCTCAAAATCATCAGGCCTCCTATGCTCATAATGCTCAGCATGACGGTTGGTCCTGGGGTGCAAATCAGGATCTCGGCGCTCATAGTCTTCCTCATAGCGTCGTCTCGGAGACTCGATATCCCTATCACCTCTACCATCCCTGCCGTTTATAGGTGATGCCACTGTCATTGCGGATGCAGCTGGAATGTCGCTAATGGGGACATGCTTGTCGCGCCTGATTTCCCGGTCGTCAACGGGAAGATGTTCTCGAGTCGAAGGTAGCTTATGATAGTCTCGTCGGTCACGGTCGTCGTGGTTCCTATGCCTGACAGGCTCCAGGTCCTCGTCGGACCTCCTTCTGGGCTCACGTGGATCTCGTCGTTCGTCGTGATACCGCTTTTCACGGGGTGACCTTCGTCGCTCTCCATGGTCCTTCGCAGCAGGTCGGATGCCGAATCCGCGCTGCGAGATATCGTCATCCTTATAGTAGCCGTCCTCCCGAACTCGATGATACTCATCAGGATGGACTGATCGGCTTGGGATTTCCTGAATGAGGGAAACTGGACGCGGACGAGAGGCAGCGCGGCGCAAATTGCGCTCTGTAGTCGCCGAAGACCCTGGCAGTAGCGGAGAGTCAAGAAGCGCAGGGGGTCGGCGCACCGCCGTATCAGAAAGAACTTCTGAAGGTGCGGGAATACGAACGCTGTTGTGGTCATGCAGTCCGGAAATTGCATCTCGGCCGGGTTTGTCATAGCCGAAAGCGTTCGGTGTTGGGTCGTAAAGCCGCCGGTCAATGGTGTCATATGGGCGTCCTACATCAGATGAGACACTGACTGCCGGTCGATAGTAGTGATCCATGCTTTCGCGCCGGCGCCTATGAGGATGATCGAGATCATAGCGAGCCAATTCACCTGGCTTTGTGTACTCAACAAATGCTTCTTCGTCGTACCCAGGAGCGCCTCGGGGGGTGTTGGAATAGAGCACTGTCGGACGTGACGCACGGTACAGGTCGGCAGCCCTGGGGCTATATAATCTTTCATGTTCCGTTCTTTCTCGGTCGGTTCGTTCTCGTAAACGTTGGTATTCGGCATCATCCATATTGGCGCTGAATGGGGCGCGTGCAACGCTTCGTGACCGGTTCAAGGAGGAAGCAGGTTGTGTGTAAAACTCATCGCTGGTCCGGTAGACAGGGCGTGATGGGCTCCCTGATCGTATGCTACTGGGAACTGGTGATTGGGGCACATGGCTGATAACGGGGCGCTTCGAGGCTGCGTCGAGAGTGGCAGATCGGTGGCTTCTGGTGCCGTGGTCCTTCACGCTCATGCTCCGTGGGATGGGCTCCTTTCTGACGGCATAGCTACCAGAGTCGATGGGAATGGTGGTTGGACGATAGTCGGTGGTAGTAGACGAAACAGGCGATCGGAGAGGGAGTGCCTCATGGGTTGTAGGGAGAACTGGGATCTCGCCCCCGTACAGCGACTGATAGGTTCCAGCTCCAGTTATGGGCATGGAGAGGCGTGCGGGATTGTACATGGGAGGGGACCGTCTCCCAACTGGGGGCGCCGCCGATGGATATCTGTATCTGCTCTGGTCGGCCATTGCGACAACCGGCGCGTTCGAGCGAGGAATGAAAGACGAGGGTCGATCAAGGATGGAATGTCGAAGGTCGGGTGGAAGTTGGTGTTGGGATCGCGGGGCCAGATGACTGGATAGATGACTCAACAGATGGGATGGAGGGCTCGGTCACAGttaaggtaggtatgctGTATACTTGGAACGCCCGTGTGAGACAGTGACAATACCTGGGATGGAAATGTACAATGTCTGAAGAAGGACGGGCGAGATACTAGCGCCAAGTAACCCAAAGTCTctgcaagtggaagctcgtGGCGGCGTTGGTTTTCGGTGTGTGTAGTTTCCCGCGTCTTGGGCAGATTGGATGAAGAGAGGTGAGATTTAGGTAGAGATGTCgggtaggaagaaaaaaacaggTGGTGTCGTAGAGTTGGAGGTTGTAGGCAGCGCTGCTGAGTGATGGGTGAGGGCAGGCGGGGCCAGAGACCCGAGGCGGGTGGATGGACGATTGCGTATGGCGGGGTGTGTGCAGGGGGGGCGTGCCAGGGTGCGCAGTTGGAGACGCCGGGGTTCAGCTAATGAGAAAGTTGGGAAGACCTCGAGGGATGTCTATGGAACTCTTGTCCACAAGACCCGTGACTGGCCGTTCGCCTCAGACTGTTCGCCTGGGACCCGCGAGAGGATACCTTTTTGACACGATTGGGCAGGTTAACGAAGAGGCTAGTGAGGTGGAGGTTGGAACGAGCGGATATGCCCTTGGCCGAAGTTCTCGATCTATTTTGGTCTTTACCATCAGACGCGATCCGATCAGACGAAGGAAACTGTGTTTAGATGAGTCGATCAGCAATTGCACGCAAGTCGGACACTGAATTGACCTTAATAACTCTCACCAGGACTATGAAAAGATTCCTAAAGTCGAGTGAGCAGGTGACTAGATCTACTCTTGACCTTACCCAAAACATATAATCCATGTATGTGCCGCCGAGGTGTAATAAGTGGCGTGAACCGGATGAGTGAGATCCACGGACGGACGGAGTACACTACAGTCTTTGCTGTATATATTCAGTATTACTACCAATTTGAGGGCTTTCAAGTCTCGAGACGGATGGGGCGTCGGCCTGATTCGACAGTTACGAGTTGGCCACCCTACCCTCGAGAGACGCCCAACTTGTTTTCTCTTACACTACATATATCTTCCATTGTCTACTTTTTCCCTCGTTGGAGCCGATTGAATTCTGGTCATCCAGGCAACCCATGTCACTGCATTCAGGCCAACCTTGCTATATGTTCCCCGTCGAGCATTCATTCCCTCACAGTTTCGGCTATTGGCAGGACCCTGGAATTCTTGTGTACCTGATGAGGCTACGCACAGAGGGTGTGGCCTTAACAACGGCACTTCTGGTTTCAAGCTGAGAAACCGCCAGAGTTCCAATTCCAGAATGACCTCCCCGTCGACCGAACTAGTTAGTGTGAACGGCAAATGTAAGACTCCTCGCCGTGATAGCTTGACCGACATTCAACTTTTGGGTTTTGGGCTTCAACACCAATGCCCTAGCGCGTAGCTGTTCCTTGGAGTTCCTGGAAATGTGGATTTTGGGTTTCAATTGGGGTGGGGATTCCCGCCGTCCCGTCTCCGGGGTGCCGGGCGCTTCAGGATCGGACGAACCTCGTGTCGTCGAGAAGAGATGGCAGGTCAATCCGTTCGTCCGTCCATTATAGTGGATCATTCGGCACCAGCTAGAGGAATAAGCTCATGCCTCTCTATGGAGATAATACTCACATACCAGCCTGCGGTCTTTCCGGATCTTGAGAATGCTATTTAACACAATATCCTTGCAGCATCAACTTCCTTCAGATGTTGAGGTTGCGGTTGGTGGTTATAGTGTTAACAGTAGTGATTGCCAGCAGCGATGTGGGCGGGCGGGCCATGGCACTAACAAACAATGACCCACTTTCTACAAGGTACATAATTGGTCGTCAAGGTGAAGAAACAGGGAAAAATGACGTCCAACTCCCAACTTCCGAATCAAGCCGTCTCTTTTTTCGAAAACCACCAACTGTCTTCTCAACCTGCTTCGTCAGCTATCTCCTTCACACTTCTGCTTGTCACACAGCACTTCGACCCGGACAAACATCAGATTCCCATTTCGCCAAGTATAACTTGGATTGGTCATTTCGAGCCCCATCAATATCGATATGTGATGGCGTCGCACCATGATGGCTTGCCCGCCATGATGCATATCTACACTTTTCGTCCCTCCATCATCCAGGGAATTCCCTTGTGTTGACGGGTCATTTATACGTTGCCATTTCTCGAGTTTCGGTGGGTCGCGACATCATCTCTCATCGGTTTTGGTGCACCGCATGGTACACGAGCTTCTCTTCACACGTGATGTGGACAGACACCATACATAACCTCCATATATCCAAAGCTTCTTTTTCGCCCCCGATCTCCCTTCCGTCACATCGAGCCTGTATGAACAACACAGCCGTCACgacctccttcctccaacaACTTCAGTTACCCTCCCCTTCCGGGCATTCCTTGCATGCACTTGAGCAAGCGAGCAAGTTTCAAGATACCGATCATCTCGTAACCCTCAAAACTCTCCACGACCACCTTTTTtagttctttttctttttgctttttctttctctttcctcctaTGGGGTGTATAAGCCTGAGGTGTACACAGGGTAGGCCTCGTTAATCCTGTTTCCCATCCGGTGCTCGCGGTGAGTGGACACTCAGGTACAGAAATGGCATCTCAGATTCAGGTTTCTGGAAGGAATGTCATGTCATTTGCGTGAGGCATTGGGCAGCCATCCATTTAAACCCAACCACGCCATGACCCCCAATAACCTTGATCTGGCCCTTGCCCGGAACGAAGAAGGATCGACTCAAACAGCCGGCAACCGAGTCCAACGTGACATTTTCCACAAAGTATCCCGAGTGGGGTAACACATGCATCCGTTCCGACGATGTTCTGCTCTTCAGACACGCGACTTATATCGAAGCGACGTTTGAGTGGAGATGAGCCGATTCACGGTCTGTATCGCTGTTGGCTTTATTTTGGATTTTCCCCGAAGATTCACGTCCTCGTGTTGTCGtctgttggtgatgattgcCTTGTTCTCCGTCATATGTGATGGCATACCTTGGAAGTTGTTCATATGTTGACAGGGACTGAATTTAAGGCTGATAAGTTGCCCATGCCGAGATACACTTACTATGTACACCACGTGAGACTGAGACATGACTCGCTATCATGATCCTATATCGAAAATTTGGCGACCTACCATCTTCCATGATCCCCGAATGATGATCTGGATGTTCAACGAGCGCTGTGTAACTCGGTTGTGAACAGTCGTCGGACTGTATGAAGCCCTGAGTGTGCTTACGCAGGTATCGACGTACCGGGGTGTCCTAGGAAGGCATATGCTttctctacactacaatGAGCCGGCTATTTGCAAGAAGAATTCAGTCTTTTTCTCATCTGATCCGCTTGTTGATTTGACCTGACCAGGGATGGATTTTCATTTTACGAGGATGAGCAAGACACCTTCTCTTCTGCCTGTGGAGACCCGCTTCGGGTGCTAAGCCTGGCAGTCGTCCAAGACTTTGAGCCTGGACTATAAGATCAGACTTTACatgagtacctctagtcgTCGTTGCCTAAAGTGTGGGCTCATATATACTGCTCGGAAACTTCGCACGTATCAAAGACACCGGAGTTTGAGGtgcgatggagatggagatgttgaTTGTTTATCAAACCTCATCTTAGATGAAGACTGCCGGATGATACAGGCTCACTGAGATGGCCCTCAGACGCCCCTAAAGGAAGTCAAAATTTACCCTCAAAATTggttttcctttcctttcggCAACAATCTGCATGGAATGCTGGAGAAGcgatcaagaagaagaaaaagaaggaggcaGAAGGGGGGGAAACAGGCTTTGCATCCGCTCAGTCACCACTTAGGGCTAGAGCGCGAGCAGTTTTGGGCAAGTCGAACAAAGATTAGATTCAGATCACCGTGATTCAATCTGCAAGCAACCTGCCGTAcacttctccctcttccgtAGACAGCTACTTGCCCAATCATCACATCGCAATATATCAACGGCAACGTCCGTGGTTCTTTTGTCAAGATCTGCCACAGCTGATCCGAGTGAGCTGGCACCAGTGGTGATGGGTAGCCTGGTAGAAATGAGGCTGACAAGAGGCACGACTACGGCGTGGTAACGATGATCACTTTAGGAACTCGAGATGTTGATAGATAGGCATTTGGTTGTGGTTGATGGATATCAGTCTGGCCTAATTCAATTCGCTCGTCCCATTTGCCGCAAATGAAGGTAGACAGTTGAAATGTGCAACGAAAAGCGAACAACCGCTCAATCGCCCCATTCACACGACGATGAACTGTCGAAACAAGCTCACACCAGTTGTATTCTACATCTCTGATGTACTACCTTCTTCTGTCCTCGCCGACATCTGCATGTCTGTCCTTCATGGATATCTAGTGGACGTGGTATGCTTACAACATGGTACTGCGCTTCCGAACTTATTTGAAAAGTACATGAAAAGTACACGAGGGCTAAAATATGTATACAGAGTTGAACGCGCGAGGCCAGCCTACACAATCAATtggattattactaatttcccGTTTTGGCTATTGGAAAATTCCGAACTTGGGGCTGATATAGTCCAAGCGAAAATCCTGCCATGGCATTGAAGTGAGGCAGGAGCGATTGAGTGGCTGCTCTGTGTTAAAAACAAGAACGGTTCTACGAACGTTACAAAGAGATATAGAAACGAAACGAAGTAACTTGAAACTGGACTGtttcatcatcgtcgccagTCAATTTCACTACCTTGCTCATCTGGTCCGAGTAAAACTCCCAGCTTTAAGATCCATCAGTCATGGCGTGACATTCTTCAAAATCATCAGCTCCCATAACATCACACGCACATCACCAGTTAGCACCCGACTAAATTCAAGCCAAAGACCCCATAGGATCCCACAACGGCAACACCACCGGCTCCTGCTTCAACACATCTTTCACCTCCTTACTCAAGAAATCaacatccaccaccgcctgATACACAAactcatccatccatccgtcaCTCATCACAAACCAcccctcctcgcccaccCCCGTCCCCCACGAGTTCTGCACCCGCCACCTAACCGTTTTGTTGGTCTCCTCATCCAGATGCACAGCCGTCAACACCATCGCATGCGTCATCAGACTCTCGCCCGTCCGCAGTCTACTCGCCTTATCAGCGCCCAACAACGACACGTTAAACCCCAGCTCGTAATCAATCAAATCGAGATCCATCACCCCAGCCACGCGATCGCTGAACTTGCCCACGTCACTACCGAAGAAGACGGGATACCCGGCCCTGAGCATGCTCACGCACGCGGACTTGAGCGTGGCCATGTCCACGTTGATGTACGTGATGTTGCGCCCGCCGACGACGTTGCCGAGGCGGTCGACTGTCATTAGCGTAAGAGGTGGGTGGCGCGGGTCGTGCACGAGGGAGACCATGCGGCTGATGGTCGACGAGGTAAGACGAAATTTGGGCGAGTAGATGTCCTGAGCAAAGGCTTTGGGTGTGGAGCGGACAGTGCGCGCCTTGCCGGAGCGGTCGACGAAGGACCAGGTGAATtcgccggcggcggagggtGGAGGGCCAAgggtgagggtgaggatGGCGTGGATTTCTTTCATCATTTTGGCCTTTGTGTTGCTGAGGGTTTGCTGGGTTGCCGTGccggggttggtggtggaggaggaggaggaggaggaggaggaggaggaggaggaggaggagaggagctTGCGCAGGACAAGGGCGTATTCGCGCAGCTTGGTGAAGATGATGCTGTTGATGACGCTGCTAGAGCTGGCGTTGAAGGAGTCCGGGTACAGCGTCTGCGGGACGAGGCCGTACTTGTCCACGAGATTATAGACCATGTCCCACTGGCCGCCGTCGCTGAGGGGCTCGTGAAGTAAGCGCTGCACGAGACGTGAGTCGAGGTCTTGGTCGGCCGTGGAGATAATCTGCTCCAGAAACCAGTTGCTCTTCTCGAGCTTGTCCCAGAAGAAAAGGTAGGCTTGCGAAAGCTCGAACTGGTCGAGGTTGTACTTTTGCATCAGGGCAACGCGGAAGACGTTGGTGCTAGCAAAGAGCCAGCAACGCCCGCTTTGCCgctggttggtgatgggacCCCCTTCGAACGGGATCTTGATGTTAAATACCTGCTGCTCCGCGATCTTGACTGCGCGTGAAAGGAGGACATCACGGGGGTTGGCGGCGCTCAGGGCGGACAGGGCCAATCTAGCGAGCGCAAGGTATCAGTCAGTAGGTAAGCTTGATCTTACTTAGTTGAGGACGTCTGAGAGTACTATCCTACCTGTTCTTGGGGTCTTCCAGAAGTGTGCCCTCCCATTTCGAGACTGTTGAGAAGGAGAGACCTTCTGGCGTACGGCTTTTAACGATGTCTGTGATCGTTCCCTTCTCACCTACGAGCCCATTCTCAACATGGACGTATTCATCGTCCGTGGTGAAAACGGCTTTCTCCTCAAAGGGCATCTTGGACTGCGAAGCACCCATAATGTCTGTGGCTGATGAGCTCTAGTGAAAAGGTTTATCTTGGTGTGTTGATCGAGTTCAAACTCCAAATCGTCACCGTCGGATCTCAGCTTGGGTTGATAATGCAAAGACGGGAGCTGGAAAGGGAGCTGGAAAGTCATGCAAAAGATACGGGATCCGATTTGTATGACAGTCATCCGGTGTTGGCACGGACTTGAGTCCCTTGATAGCCCGAGGCCCGTACCACTCCTGCCACTCTCACCCTTTCAAACGCGGGGGTACTTGGAGAAAGAGGTCAAGGCTTCTCCTCATTGAGAAGGTGGTTAGAACTCGTAGTGTCGCATGCCGTGAGGGGCTGCTTATCAATGACCCGCGTCCAGCTTGCAGCCGTGCGGCACAGCAATCTTTTCTCCCACTATCCGAAGGAGCGAATCATTTTCATTCAATCCTGGTGGTTGCCTCGACCTGTGTATCTTGTCCTTCAAGACGGTTCAGGATGAGATGACCGAAGACACGGGCTGACCGGACACCACTGAACTTCATCCCCGGCTACCACTCACCATCGAGACTTTTGGCTCTCCTATTCGTTGACGTGGATTGGCTCTCTCATTGGTTGGCGTGTATTGACTCTTGTTGACTATGTATACTAGTACATCGACAGTTCGACTTACAGAAAAAGAGACAAGACACGATTGGTCAGGACGATGATCTTCGAATCCTACCAATCAGAAGTCGAGGACGTCGCTAGTCTGATGCACTATGATTGTTCGACACCTCAAGCGAGATCAAGCTGTCAACAAGATGTGAACTGACCTTTAGCACCAGAAGAATGCAGTCACTTTCATGCAAATGCTGTTCACACACAATCAATTGGAACAAGACGAAGCGAGTTTTTTAAGGTTGTATTACTGACGACTCCTTCCATTACAATTTTCATATACATGGATGGGGAGGGAGCATACTACCAGTACAAATTATCCAACCCATCTTCTAGACGCGCGCAAAAAATCAGACCCAGCATCAGAGAGACCATATCATAACATCCAAGCAGCCCTTATTAACCCAACCGTGTGTGTCGTGTGTCCGATTCCAGGAAGGGGGAAAGTCATATTATTGAACGGATGACGGAACCCTCGATTTAGAGGCGGGAACCGTGGACGACCTTCATGTCGACGGCCATCTCGCGACCGTGGTCGGAGACGACGAGGACACGGACGGAGCCGCGGCCAGACTCGAAAGCCTTCTGGAGACGGTTCCAGAGAGAGCTCTGGTCAATGACGGGGAGGTTCTGCTTGACATCGCCAGTCTCGGTCATGGCGACGATGGAGCCATCCTGCATGTCGAGGACACGGTACTGCTTGAAGACGGGGCCGAGCATGGTCTGGACGACGACGCTGGGGGCAGGGTTGGAGACGAAGCTGGACTCCTCATGGAGCTGCTTGGTGAAGAGGTCGACACCGAGGTAACGGTGCTGGCCAGTGGCAGCGGAGGTGGAGATGCGGATGACCTGGCAAGGGCGGCcctggaggatgaggatatcGCCGAGGCGGATGTGGTGGCAGGGGATGGTGACAGTCTGGGAAGCAGAGCCGGTGCCAGTGCCGGTGGTGGCACGGGGCGCGGCATCAGCCTCAACGTGGCCGTGAGCTGTAATGGAGGAAGACATGGTCAGCTTATTGTTTTGagaagacagacagacagacgaGTCAAAGTGTCTGAAGGAAAGATGAATAAtgaggatggatgatggatgatgggtgcttaccgtcgtcgtcgtagtAGCCCATTTTGGAagatgtgttgttgttgttggaaacTTTGACTAGAGAAAGTTCGTTTTCTTGGATGTCGACAGTAGACTCGCTGTAGAGGCTGGGTGCCTTCTTATGAGCCGGACGGTAGGTGGGGAAGTCGACGGTAGTCTCGTCGACAACGATCTTCTCCTTGTAAGAAGTGGATCTAGGGGGTGCAGGGAGTGCAGGGAAGTCGACAGTAGTGTCGTCGACGTGGGTGGACTCCTTGTGGCTGGGACGGTAGCTAGCGACGTCGACGGTGGAACCGACTACGTGACCTTCGTTGTGGTAGGCGGGCTGGAACTTGGACCGGTATTGATGCTCAGCAATGTCGATAGCGCTGGCGCTGTCGGAggattgttgatgatgagaagaggagtggtgatgatgaggctTTTCGAAGGATGGTTCAGAAAAGTTGTGACCACTGGAGGGATTTGCTGGTTAGATATAGGCGTAGAGAACAGTAGAGACGAGCAGATATGAGAGGGCTTTGAGAGGGCTGGGACCCGAAAAGGGGACTTGGTACAGTATTTTTCCCGCTCCGTCCCTTGATCGTAAGTGGACCATGGAGCTAATACAAAAAGGGGAATGTTTAAGAGGCTAGGGGGGTCTGCCGCGCCTAACCATGAGCGGTGAAGCAAAAAAGCAAGCTCAGCAGCTGGTTTACGAGCTCGCCAGCCCCTAGACCGCTCCAGCTAGCCATTTCGCAACGCATTCGCGCGAGACCCAGCCGCTTCTACCAGGGGTCTACCAGCTGGACTGGTTTGCAGCTCAATGTTACCACCGCGGAAGCAGACACACGCCAGCAATCCCACCTGGGCGAAAAGCGAGTCTGGTTTCAAAACGGAGGctggaaggaaaggatggaACGGTAACGGGATGTGGAACGCAAAAACGGATCTTGCACTaggataaaaaaaataaaagaacgcaagaaaaaaaaaaagaacaatcAACTCACCTGGTGTGCGAGTGCACATGAGTGTGCGAATGGTGCTCCTGAGGCTCCAGAGGATAGTGCGGcgcgtggtggtggtcgttgtGCTTGGGCTCGGGAACGATCACCGGACCAACGTGGGAGCCGTGGGAGCCATGAGAGCCGTGGGAGCCGTGGCCATGGTTGTGGGTATGGATATGCTCCGTCTTGTGCACCTCGACGATATCGTGGTGGGAAGAGTGGTGGGAGTGAGGACGGTGAACCTTGTCAATGAGGTGGTGCTTGTGGTCCTTGTGGTGGTGTTCCTCGTCCCTGGCCGAGTGAGCGCGGTGGATGTGGGGGAGCTTGTCAGTGAGGTGGTCAATGAGGTGGTGCTTGTGCTCCTTgtggtcctcctcctcgtcgtgatggtggtggtggtgatggtggtggtggccctCGTTCTTGTGAAGATGAAGGTGAGGGATATGGGGTGAGTGAGGCTTGTGAGAGTGATGCGAATGGTGAGAGCGGTGCGAGTGGGCGCTGGCAgggcgatggtggtggtgatgctccTTGTGGTGATCTTCCTTGtgaacctcctcctcacgGGTGATGTggatctcctcctcgacaatGCGCTGCTCTACACGGGGAGGCTGAAGCTCATGGACAGCCGGAGGGACGGGAGCATGATGGTGGTCCTCATGGCCGTGGTCATGGTGAGCACCATGAGCCGGCTTGGTGACCTTGACCTCAACCTTCTCGTGAACGTGCGTATGAGTCTGAATGCCCTTTTCAGGTTCCCGGTACGTAGCCGGGAAGATGCTGAAAGGGACGGGAACACGGGCCTCAAAATCCAGTTTGGCGGTTTTCTACGGCGCAAGAGGCAGTCTTTCCTATCAACCTTTCGATATACGAAAGATTGATGAAAAGAATGACTCTGGCTTCTCTATGAAAAGAAGTCGATTGACGTAGGTGAAGAAGGCGGTCACTGTGCGACCCGTCTTCTTGGACTCGGATTCAGTCGATTTCTCTGCGAAGAGGGTATAGAAAAGGATGGGGATTCCGaagttgttgtggttgattGTGAGTGGCCGGATGCTGACTGGGGAAGATGGTAAGGAGAAGATCAAGACTGCCAAAGCTACCACGAGCAAGGCCGGTTCAAATAATGAGCGGAGTGTGCGTCTGGGGAATTTACGGGACCACCGTTACCGATTGTGGGAGGTGGTTGGCCCGGCCTTGTAGGGAGAATTACAAGCAAAACAGGGCGCGATACGGAGGGAGACGGAGGCTCGCTGAGCCCCGCGTGGGCGTCGACGACGGCGATGTGCATCTGAAGTGCGGGAGAGTTTCTTGGGGAAATGGAGATGGGGGGTCTAACACTCCAGAAGGGGGGGTCCTCCAATGGGATCGCTGGCGAGCGGTGTGTGACAAGACAGATTCGCTGGCGAGAGAGCTTCGTTTTCTGCCAAAGCTAGGTAGAACTGCCCCTGGGGGATATACCTCACTCAACCCCAGGCTTCAGCTACGCGGATCGCGTGGATCTCATAGCAGCGGGAGCCTCTGAAAGGAACCATAACCATTCCACAGCACCCACTGATCCAGCATCAAGCCAGTGTAGGCTGCCGAAACAGATGCCCAGCGGCCAGAAGAGTGGACGGTCAGATGGTGATGTCCGGGCAGTGGTAGGTACTGACGGGTTGATAAAAGGTttggagatgggatggaCAGGAGGAATTGTGGGATTTCCAGGTCCCGGCTGTGCGAATATCCACCATTTTTCCTATTCTTTTTTGCCCGTTGTGACGGGTTTGCGGCGTCGCAGCGGTTCTGCTGTTCATCTGTTTACGCACATATGGTGTGGGGAACAGCTTGTTTATCGAAAGCGAAAGGGGCTTAGTGCGTGGCCAAGGGTCCGTATTGATCCCCACGCCATCGGCCCTGATTGCCCCCTGATTCGTCTCTGTTTGCTCGGCCGCCCGGTACC includes the following:
- a CDS encoding bleomycin hydrolase produces the protein MGASQSKMPFEEKAVFTTDDEYVHVENGLVGEKGTITDIVKSRTPEGLSFSTVSKWEGTLLEDPKNRLALSALSAANPRDVLLSRAVKIAEQQVFNIKIPFEGGPITNQRQSGRCWLFASTNVFRVALMQKYNLDQFELSQAYLFFWDKLEKSNWFLEQIISTADQDLDSRLVQRLLHEPLSDGGQWDMVYNLVDKYGLVPQTLYPDSFNASSSSVINSIIFTKLREYALVLRKLLSSSSSSSSSSSSSSSTTNPGTATQQTLSNTKAKMMKEIHAILTLTLGPPPSAAGEFTWSFVDRSGKARTVRSTPKAFAQDIYSPKFRLTSSTISRMVSLVHDPRHPPLTLMTVDRLGNVVGGRNITYINVDMATLKSACVSMLRAGYPVFFGSDVGKFSDRVAGVMDLDLIDYELGFNVSLLGADKASRLRTGESLMTHAMVLTAVHLDEETNKTVRWRVQNSWGTGVGEEGWFVMSDGWMDEFVYQAVVDVDFLSKEVKDVLKQEPVVLPLWDPMGSLA
- the hex-1 gene encoding woronin body major protein, which encodes MGYYDDDAHGHVEADAAPRATTGTGTGSASQTVTIPCHHIRLGDILILQGRPCQVIRISTSAATGQHRYLGVDLFTKQLHEESSFVSNPAPSVVVQTMLGPVFKQYRVLDMQDGSIVAMTETGDVKQNLPVIDQSSLWNRLQKAFESGRGSVRVLVVSDHGREMAVDMKVVHGSRL